From one Pseudopipra pipra isolate bDixPip1 chromosome 2, bDixPip1.hap1, whole genome shotgun sequence genomic stretch:
- the HMGB1 gene encoding high mobility group protein B1 has product MGKGDPKKPRGKMSSYAFFVQTCREEHKKKHPDASVNFSEFSKKCSERWKTMSSKEKGKFEDMAKADKLRYEKEMKNYVPPKGETKKKFKDPNAPKRPPSAFFLFCSEFRPKIKGEHPGLSIGDVAKKLGEMWNNTAADDKQPYEKKAAKLKEKYEKDIAAYRAKGKVDGGKKVVAKAEKSKKKKEEEEDEDEDEEDEDDEEEEEEEDEDDDDDE; this is encoded by the exons ATGGGCAAAGGCGATCCTAAGAAGCCGAGAGGTAAAATGTCTTCATATGCCTTCTTTGTGCAAACCTGCCGGGAGGAGCACAAGAAGAAACATCCAGATGCTTCAGTGAACTTCTCAGAGTTCTCAAAAAAATGCTCAGAACGATGGAAG ACTATGTCTTCTAAGGAGAAAGGGAAGTTTGAAGATATGGCAAAGGCTGACAAGCTTCgttatgaaaaagaaatgaaaaactaTGTACCACCTAAgggggaaacaaaaaagaagttCAAGGACCCAAATGCACCGAAGAGGCCTCC ttcggcttttttcttgttttgctctgaGTTTCGTCCAAAAATCAAAGGAGAACATCCTGGTCTGTCCATTGGAGATGTCGCAAAGAAACTGGGAGAGATGTGGAACAACACCGCTGCAGACGATAAACAGCCTTATGAAAAAAAGGCTGCTAAGCTGAAGGAGAAGTATGAAAAG gatATTGCTGCATACCGGGCCAAAGGGAAGGTTGATGGAGGCAAAAAAGTAGTTGCCAAGGCTGAGAAGAgcaagaagaagaaggaggaggaggaagatgaggatgaagatgaagaggatgaagatgatgaagaggaggaagaagaggaggatgaagatgatgatgatgatgaataa